The DNA sequence ctcaaaagataacgacacgtggcacgatgacattggataaaaatcttatcgaaatcgatctccaataattatcttttcggataatgacacgtggcgcaattttgaacgagttaaaatctgatcaaaatctattgtcaaagattttcaaaaaataacgacacgtggcacgatgacattggataaaaatcttatcgaaatccatcgctaaatatttgtttgtttttataaaatgacacgtggcgcaacgagaacgatttaaaaaatcttattcaaaattacaaataattttattttgtattatttaaacaaacaaaaaaactaatattttattgcctattgcctggggggagggctccaaggatggagatgcaaatggcaattactgttcattaatggcagttactattcatttgaggcagttactgttcaaaatggtggattcaatagtggattgccagggggaaggctcaatgggtggagttgctcttaggggcccgacgtcctcgttggcacacttccgcccagggattggctctaataccatttgtcacatctcggcctgggtccaccacatcccaggcccgttccaccaccgtagcacgatattgtccgctttgggcctcgaccatgtcctcacggttttgtttctgggaactcacgagcaacttcctagaaggtcacccatcctgggattgctctggccaccttctcacttaacttcggagttcctacggaaccggaagccagtgagctcccaaaaggtctcgtgctaggtagggatgagaatatacatttaagaatcactcccctagacgatgtgagatgttacactgacccttcatgaaagttgtaatgcttgttacaatgagtgattgtatatttttttttttacattttttacacttctacaataattattattaattttattaatttttccctcaaataattctatgaataaatacataatataatattaataatattggTAGGTACGGTATACCACTGGTACTAGTTTTGGATACTAGTACTGTACTGAAACAGTATGATACGGTACAAATACCGCACCATTACCAATTGGTACAAATTTTTGGTAATAATTTGATATGGTATGGTTGGTACGGTAATTTGGTAAAAATTTGATATGGTATGGTTGGTACGGTAATTTGGTAAAAATTTCCTCCCCTAATCTGTGTAGGCTTGTAGTATTTATCAGACATATCTAATTTTTGTAGTATTTCACACTAACACTAAGATAAACTAAAGTCAGCATTAACATGTTTTTATGAAAAAGGTAATAACATGGAATGTGCAACGAttcgaataaaaataaaataaaaagggaagGTTAAATTTTTTGAAACATACGAAatctaaaatataattaaagttGTAATGCTTCAATAAAGGTGACTTTATTATTAAATTGCATCTAATATAAACCAAGAATGTATAGCAGTCAGATGCATCCCCTGCTAATGACCAAGTACTGATACACATATAGTTAATACAATATTTACTAGTTCCAGAATAATTTTCTTTTCCTGTTAAGATTTCCAGACAAAAAGAGACAGTTTAATGAATTTACTCAATCACCGACTTTGCTGACATGTTTTGGTAATTAGGGTTTAGATTTGTAGACAGCCATATCTTAAAAGGCCAGGAGAAAAGGTAATCCATTTTCCACACTTCCAACATCATGAGCCATGTGCATATTGGGGGTACTACTCCCAATATGACTTGGTAAGTTTGCCTTGCTCATATACTGGGTTGAAAGACGAGTTGTTCTTAATTTCATTATATTAGTTGGAGGGGAGTTGAACTCAGAATCTTAGGTACAAGAGTGAATGTTTATAATCAATTGATCTCTAAGCTCTTTATGGTGTGCAAGAAAAACATGAAATCTGAATTTCAGCATCTTTGGATGACCAAACAAAGAGCAATTTGTGGTTATTCAAACTCTTATTGAGCTGACTGCTTTTCCATTCTCATAAATGATTTGCATCCCAAGTCTTATGGATCAATATTACGGGAATATCTAgcgaacaaattaaaaaatttgttcTAAACAGCCTTAACTCTGCTTGATCATGTCCAGGAAGTTCTTGGTAGACTGAAATTTATGGTTGCTTgtgatcaaaatataattaatagaTAGGATAAGATGCATCAATAGCCCTTCAAAGATTTTGCTGCACCCTAGCTATCCTGAACATTTAAATCTGTTATAACAGCAAAATCTTTACGCAGTAGTCAATTTGATCATGTTTAAGGAGTGGAATGGAATCGAACAGGGAAAACTATTGCACATATCTAGAAATCTTTTTCAACTTGTATTACAAGAAAAGAGTACAAAATCTGCATGCGGTCTACCCACATATACACTCAAAATGTAGCTTTTTATTATATATCCAtaccaaatatcaaaagtacatAATTCATAACCAAAACATGAAACATGCCatattttgttcatttttgAACAACCTATTTGGAACCAAAATCCCTCTCTGTATGCAGTTTGGTTTGACTGAATCATCAGAAACAACACGATATAGCATCGACCAAAGATGCACTCATACCGCAAACAAATCTTGCTACCCAAACTTTGTGGAATGCATCTGTATTTACTTCAGTAGATTATCTTCTGCTTCTATCTACAATCCCAACCAAATCAAGAAAAGGCATGTCAGTAATGATCTGAATATCTTTAGTTTGTCGATAACCCAAGCTGTGAGATTAATTTTCTCTACATATCATGAGATCTAGAGAGAGATGATATATCTTTTCTTCTCCCTTGCTCTTATGGGTTGACCTGTCTTTTTCATACACCACACCCCAAGCCTCTGGCTTCTGACCCTTTCATGATTCTCAACTTCTTGCAGGATGACATGAACATACTGTAATAGCAACAGAAGACTTGTGAGTACGTATATCGATACACAGAGAGATATAtatagtgagagagagagagagagagagagagagagagagagagaacttacTCCCATGGAACATCTCCAACCAGCATCCAATCACCATCTTTGTCCTCATAAGTAGGTGCATATTCTGATCCTTTGTAGCCTTCCCTCTCTGAGTATTGGCCTATAGTAAACTTAAACATGACTTCTAAGGCCTTGAGGAGTTCTGGGTAGCATTTGTAAACCCTAAGGTCAATCTTTCTGAGGTAAGGTGCTCCATCCATGCTTACTTTCACATAAATCCCAGCAGCAGTTTCAGGCTCAGTATTCTTATTTACCTGGAGGCTGTTCTTCCTATAAGATCTGATTGGTGGCCACCCCACTATTTGTGCCCTGTCATACCAACACATCAAAACTTATGAGTACAACAACTCAAATATGTAGCTCATACTATATATTTCTTATAATATAAATTCATTTCAACAAGATCAATCAATAAAATGACTTACTTTGCAGAAGGAGCAGTTTCCTTTTGAGCATTTTTAGCATCAGGGTTTCcttcttcattttttaaattagcTGGCAGTGATCTCTTCTTGGTTTGATTAGGAAGCTCACTAGTTTCATCTCTCCCTGGCAACCCTAGTGTCAGCTCTGTTGCCTTGAGGTTGAGATCATTCTCATGTGCCTTGCCTTCCATTTTTCCCAACAATCTtcgactgaaaaaaaaaaatacgaatTCTTGAACCTCAAGAAACAAAATCCGGTAATCTGCTCTAGCAAAACCCAAAAGAACAAGTTCTTCTTTCTGGTTGAAGGcaaatttttctctctttttttttttttttttttttggctgagGTTTGAGAAATGTGTATGATTTGTGGGGAGGTGGGAATACAAGGTGTGTGTTGTACTTTATAGATATGATTGAAGGAAGGAGCGGGAGTTGTGCAGTGTGCCttaaaatttgtttaatttgttattctctctctctctctctctctctctctctctctctctctcatttgcaTGACTTACGGACAAAGGAAAGCTAAGCTGTCGGTAGCAATAGCAGCACCTTTGAGGCATTTTGCCTCGGCGTTTGGGCGACAAGAGTTAGACAAGCTCAGCCAACCCTATGCAAAATTGTGAACTCGAAAGGACGGTCAAGGTGCGTTGGGGGATGCAATCTGGACCTTTAATTGTAAGGGAAGAGTTGGGGGGAGCATTCCCATGTGAAATGGGACCACATGGATGTTTGGTATGAACATTTGCATCACCATGTGAGATTAAACTTTGGCActttccttttttaatttttttaataataaaatttgagtttatttctttatttatataattaataaaaaatatattatacaCGACCTGATA is a window from the Malus domestica chromosome 16, GDT2T_hap1 genome containing:
- the LOC103403972 gene encoding auxin-induced protein 22D gives rise to the protein MEGKAHENDLNLKATELTLGLPGRDETSELPNQTKKRSLPANLKNEEGNPDAKNAQKETAPSAKAQIVGWPPIRSYRKNSLQVNKNTEPETAAGIYVKVSMDGAPYLRKIDLRVYKCYPELLKALEVMFKFTIGQYSEREGYKGSEYAPTYEDKDGDWMLVGDVPWDMFMSSCKKLRIMKGSEARGLGCGV